One Drechmeria coniospora strain ARSEF 6962 chromosome 01, whole genome shotgun sequence genomic region harbors:
- a CDS encoding chitinase-like protein, with protein sequence MAPSVLGLALGLIASLPLALAGFDSVSKKNIAVYWGQNSYGQGHGPHIQQNLAYYCARTEINIIPVAFMNGITPPITNFASAGDRCSTFPDNPNLLRCPEIENDIKTCQSKHGKTVVLSLGGATYSQGGWSSAAEAEKAAQNVWAMFGPVNSAAGVDRPFGSAVVDGFDFDFEAYTNHLPVFAATLRALMDGAGGKKYYLTAAPQCVFPDAAVGATLEAVPFDMVNIQFYNNWCGVANFQPGASSQFAFNFDVWDRWAKGSKNPNVKTLLGIPANTGAGGGYTDGAKLRAAIQYSKEHSSFGGVMMWDMSQLYANRGFLDEVVTGLA encoded by the exons ATGGCACCCTctgtcctcggcctcgctctGGGCCTTATTGCTTCTCTGCCGCTGGCCCTGGCTGGGTTTGATTCGGTATCCAAGAAGAACATTGCCGTCTACTGGG GACAAAACTCGTACGGGCAGGGACACGGGCCTCATATTCAGCAGAATCTTGCGTACTACTGCGCGA GAACGGAGATCAAT ATCATCCCCGTGGCGTTCATGAACGGCATCACGCCCCCCATCACCAACTTTGCCAGCGCCGGCGACCGGTGCTCGACCTTTCCCGACAACCCAAACCTCCTCCGGTGCCCCGAGATCGA AAACGACATCAAGACGTGCCAGAGCAAGCATGGCAAGACGGTCGTCCTGTCTCTCGGAGGCGCCACCTATTCGCAGGGAggctggtcgtcggcggcggaggcggaaaAGGCGGCGCAGAACGTCTGGGCCATGTTCGGACCTGtcaactcggccgccggcgtcgaccgGCCGTTCGGaagcgccgtcgtcgacggcttcgacttCGACTTTGAGGCGTACACCAACCACCTGCCCGTCTTTGCCGCGACGCTCCGCGCTCTCATGGACGGCGCGGGCGGCAAGAAGTACTACCTCACGGCGGCGCCCCAGTGCGTGTttcccgacgccgccgtcggcgcgacgCTCGAGGCGGTGCCGTTCGACATGGTCAACATCCAGTTCTACAACAACTGGTGCGGCGTGGCCAACTTTCAGCCGGGCGCGAGCAGCCAGTTCGCCTTCAACTTTGACGTCTGGGACCGGTGGGCCAAGGGGAGCAAGAACCCAAACGTCAAGACGCTCCTCGGCATACCGGCCAACacgggcgcgggcggcggctACACCGACGGCGCCAAGCTCAGGGCGGCGATTCAGTACTCGAAGGAGCACAGCAgcttcggcggcgtcatGATGTGGGACATGTCCCAGCTGTACGCCAACCGaggcttcctcgacgaagtTGTCACCGGGCTCGCATGA